One window of Nymphaea colorata isolate Beijing-Zhang1983 chromosome 11, ASM883128v2, whole genome shotgun sequence genomic DNA carries:
- the LOC116265004 gene encoding transcription factor AS1-like, with protein MKERQRWQPEEDALLRAYVKQYGPKEWHLVSDRMGRRLDRDAKSCLERWKNYLKPGIKKGSLTPEEQSLVISLQAKYGNKWKKIAAEIPGRTAKRLGKWWEVFKEKQLKEQQRRSRHASADFSSADSGLSVADSSGRYDHILETFAEKYVRKAAHMAATDPRLTLGAGIEPVPQPPAPVLPPWMANPPAPLAPPTSPSVSLSLSPSSAVEPPTGVTGGTAASAASAVHSSAEMLLSRGWVHGNKEVNGITTLVVQHQLPAFMQYCKDLEEGRQAWFQHKKEATWRLSRLEQQLESEKARKRREKMEEVEGKIRVLREEEMAYLDKLESECREQLSGIQRDAEMKEAKLMEQWVAKHVKVTKMLEQMGGSAASAGYHHFPCGAAAPGPKDLH; from the coding sequence ATGAAGGAGAGGCAGCGGTGGCAGCCCGAGGAAGACGCCCTCCTGCGCGCCTACGTGAAGCAGTACGGCCCAAAGGAATGGCACCTCGTCTCCGACCGGATGGGCCGCCGCCTAGATCGGGACGCCAAGTCCTGCCTGGAGCGGTGGAAAAACTACTTGAAGCCAGGGATTAAGAAGGGCTCCCTCACCCCTGAGGAGCAATCCCTCGTCATCTCTCTCCAGGCGAAGTACGGCAACAAGTGGAAGAAGATCGCAGCCGAGATCCCCGGCCGCACCGCCAAGCGCCTCGGAAAGTGGTGGGAAGTCTTCAAGGAGAAGCAGCTCAAGGAACAGCAACGCCGCTCCCGCCACGCCTCTGCGGACTTCTCCTCCGCCGACTCCGGACTCTCCGTCGCCGACTCCTCCGGCCGCTACGACCACATCCTGGAGACATTCGCCGAGAAGTACGTCCGTAAGGCCGCCCACATGGCTGCCACGGATCCGAGGCTTACCCTGGGTGCAGGGATCGAACCGGTTCCACAGCCCCCGGCCCCGGTTCTGCCTCCCTGGATGGCCAATCCACCGGCTCCCCTAGCGCCACCCACTTCGCCCTcagtctctctatctctctccccttcGTCTGCAGTTGAGCCACCCACCGGCGTCACAGGCGGTACTGCTGCTTCTGCCGCTAGTGCAGTTCACTCCTCTGCCGAGATGCTGCTCTCCAGAGGGTGGGTGCACGGCAACAAGGAGGTGAACGGCATAACCACGTTAGTGGTGCAGCACCAGCTGCCAGCCTTCATGCAATACTGTAAGGATCTGGAGGAAGGGAGGCAGGCCTGGTTCCAGCACAAGAAGGAGGCGACGTGGAGGCTGAGCAGGCTAGAGCAGCAGCTCGAGTCGGAGAAGGCTAGGAAGAGGAGGGAGAAGATGGAGGAGGTAGAGGGGAAGATTAGGGTGCTGAGGGAGGAGGAGATGGCGTATCTGGATAAGCTGGAGAGCGAGTGCAGGGAGCAGCTGAGCGGCATACAGAGGGACGCAGAGATGAAGGAGGCGAAACTGATGGAACAGTGGGTAGCCAAGCACGTGAAGGTGACCAAGATGCTGGAGCAGATGGGTGGTAGTGCTGCTTCTGCCGGGTACCATCACTTCCCCTGTGGGGCTGCTGCTCCTGGTCCGAAGGACTTGCATTAG